A single genomic interval of Helianthus annuus cultivar XRQ/B chromosome 6, HanXRQr2.0-SUNRISE, whole genome shotgun sequence harbors:
- the LOC110945014 gene encoding sporozoite surface protein 2-like yields MLVDEPEEDEIEADVERDQDQMSPETEHLLKDIDYGLETEKAGGEEGDDERKSSSHSDSEVDETEHWKKVMSDKEKHKKRKRSGDDNDDLYIPSPEHVQEVQTPPSSRGRKKSNSRKHVKSPAARRLKILLKSKPIQEPSQPPSTPPEPQQQSSPKQPSPPPEPQQQSSPKQPTPPHQPSPPQSLPQLHISTPTNEQPVVTSPHILQTPPTSQPPVQTTPGSSGFKDFPNVPENIPLEDIGDFSFVNGEHVKKLQQKVDEVLIEKKKLEKRVKRVEADQDDIDILKVRIAELEEEKARRDEQNENFKLKNKELEATNAKKEHEMYMMNKVLENLIGKPVEQRFEEIELEEVRARRKAEIEAEMQNKGKGVQVEGVIEVTERAVVPSIVSESPIQNPCPIYSVSDDVFSASHDYDDGYDDDNQGGTGIKVTEVTTEENVDDYLHDDANEEPEDAESEGEPDDTKNVDDSDDHVSRLILRLEHGVEEGEILHTYMLGEYLEMSHIDENNFNFDFEEELNQFDIN; encoded by the exons ATGCTGGTCGATGAACCAGAGGAAGATGAAATAGAAGCTGATGTTGAAAGAGATCAAGATCAAATGTCTCCCGAGACTGAACATCTGTTGAAAGATATTGATTATGGTTTGGAAACTGAAAAGGCAGGTGGTGAGGAAGGTGACGATGAAAGAAAGAGCTCATCTCATTCAGATTCAGAAGTTGATGAAACTGAACATTGGAAAAAAGTTATGTCAGATAAAGAAAAACATAAGAAAAGAAAGAGGAGTGGAGATGACAATGATGATCTGTATATTCCATCACCAGAGCATGTCCAAGAAGTTCAAACACCACCATCATCTAGAGGTAGGAAGAAATCTAATTCAAGAAAACATGTTAAATCTCCTGCAGCGCGAAGGTTGAAAATCTTGCTGAAATCAAAACCTATCCAGGAACCAAGTCAACCACCTTCAACACCACCTGAAccacaacaacaatcatcaccaAAACAACCTTCACCACCACCTGAAccacaacaacaatcatcaccaAAACAACCTACACCACCACATCAACCATCACCACCTCAATCGCTTCCACAACTTCATATTTCTACACCTACAAATGAACAACCTGTTGTCACCTCACCACATATCCTACAAACACCACCAACTTCACAACCACCAGTACAAACGACTCCTGGATCTTCTGGTTTCAAAGACTTCCCAAATGTTCCAGAGAATATACCTCTTGAAGATATTGGAGATTTTAGTTTTGTGAATGGCGAGCATGTGAAGAAGTTACAACAGAAAGTGGATGAAGTGTTGATTGAGAAAAAGAAGCTAGAAAAGCGTGTCAAAAGAGTTGAAGCCGATCAAGATGATATTGACATATTGAAAGTTCGAATTGCAGAGTTGGAAGAGGAAAAGGCTCGTAGAGATGAGCAAAATGAAAATTTCAAGCTAAAGAACAAAGAGTTAGAGGCTACCAATGCAAAGAAAGAGCATGAAATGTATATGATGAATAAAGTATTGGAGAACTTGATTGGGAAGCCTGTTGAACAAAGATTTGAAGAAATCGAGCTTGAAGAAGTCAGAGCACGACGTAAGGCTGAGATTGAAGCAGAAATGCAGAACAAGGGTAAAGGTGTTCAAGTTGAAGGTGTTATTGAAGTAACTGAAAGGGCAGTCGTTCCATCTATAGTTTCTGAATCACCTATTCAAAATCCTTGTCCTATATATTCAGTTTCTG ATGATGTATTTTCTGCTAGTCATGATTATGATGACGGGTATGATGACGATAATCAAGGTGGTACAGGCATCAAAGTTACTGAAGTGACTACTGAAGAAAATGTTGATGATTATCTTCATGACGATGCTAATGAAGAACCTGAGGATGCTGAAAGTGAGGGGGAGCCTGATGATACAAAGAATGTTGATGATAGTGATGATCATGTTTCAAGACTAATTCTACGCCTTGAACATGGAGTAGAGGAAGGAGAAATTTTGCACACTTATATGTTAGGTGAGTACTTAGAGATGTCACATATTGATGAAAACAATTTCAACTTTGATTTTGAAGAGGAGCTGAATCAGTTTGATATTAATTAG